CAAGGGAGGCTAGCAAGTCGAACACCAACATCATAGGCCAAGGGAAGTGCTACCCTGGGCTTGACAGTCTCGACTCGATTTCGTGCGATTGACGGCCTGATACCCCCGTGCTATACTCCGCACGATCTGACAGCCGAAAGTAGAAGCCATCCGCTTCTCACCCGGGCGCTCGAGAGACACCGTGATGCGACCCGGGTCGCTGTGGCAGCGGCGCGAATGTGGGGATGGCACCTGCCGTCCCCTTTGTGTTTTGCGGGCCGCAGGCCGATATCAAGCACGGAGGGTCAAGGAGGGCGAGAGAGCATCGAACGCGAGACGCGGATCAACGACCGGATAAGAGTCCGAGAGGTGCGATTGATCGGCCCTGGCGGCGAGCAGCTGGGGATCGTTTCCACACGCGAGGCGCTCATGCGCGCTCAGGAGCACACTCTGGACCTCGTGGAGGTCGCCCCCACGGCGTCCCCGCCCGTGTGCAAGATAATGGACTACGGGCGGTACAAGTACGAGCAGAGCAAGCGTGACCGGGACGCCCACCGGAAGTCGCGCGGCGGCGATCTCAAGGGCATGCGGATGAGCCCGAAGATAGGCGAGCACGATTTCCAGGTCAAGATCCGCCGGGTGACCGAGTTCCTCAAGGACGGCGACAAGGTCCGGGTCGCGATGTGGTTCCGCGGGCGCGAGATGGCCCACCCCAAGGTGGGGGAAGCGTTGCTGCAACGTTTGGCCCTGGCGGTGGCTGAGGTCGGGGTGGTCGAGAGCATGCCCAAGCTGGAAGGCAGGAACATGATAATGCTCCTCGCCCCCCGAAAGGGGTAGGAGACGGGAGAGGGAGCGGTGGCAAAGACAAAGCGACACCAGGGCGCCACGAAGCGCATTGGAACGACTGGTTCAGGTCGTCTGACGCGGGGACGCCAGCACGGCGGCCATCTCAAGGTCAAGAAGAGCCCCAAGCGCAGGCGCTCTCTGCGCGCGGAGGTTTCGGTACACGCCAGCGATGAAAAGCGGTTGCGGCGGTTGCTCCCCGGCCAATAACGCGTTGGGGGCACGCCGGGCAGTTCTCTAGCGGAAGGTGGGTTGGTCATGGCACGCATCAAGCGCGGCGTCACGGCACGTCGCCGCCACAAGAAGATCCTACGACTGGCTCGGGGGTACCGGGGCGGTCAGAGCCGATGGTACCGCCTGGCCAAACAGTATGTAACCCGCGCCCTGGCGCAGGCATTCACGGCCCGGCGCCTCCGCAAGCGGCAGTTCCGGCGGTTGTGGGTCACGCGCATCAACGCCGCCGCGCGCGGGAGCGGCGTTCCGTACAGCCGGTTGATCAGCGGCCTGCGCAAGGCGGGCGTGAGCGTGAACCGCAAGGTCCTGGCCGACCTGGCCGTGAAAGATCGAGCGGCCTTTGACGCGCTGGTCGCGCGCGCCAAGGTTCACCTGGAGTCCTAGCCGCCGGTTGCAGGTCGCCGGCGGCTCTGCGCAGTGCCAGGGATGGGCGTGGCGAGGACGCCGACTCCGCAAATGGTTCGCCAGTTAGCGCTGGTTCGGCAGTCCTGGTCAGGACGGCTGACCCTGAGCCCATCCCAGACCATCATCGTCGGCTTCATAACGATCATTCTGGCCGGAGCGATGCTGCTCAGCCTGCCGGCCGCCTCCGAGTCGGGTCGGCCCACGCCCTTTCTCACCGCGCTGTTCACGGCCACGTCGGCGACGTGCGTCACCGGCCTGACGGTCGTGGACACCGCGGATCACTATTCGTTCTTTGGCGAGCTGGTGATCCTGGTGCTGATACAGCTCGGGGGATTCGGGTACATGACCTCGTGGGCGCTTCTTGCCCTTGTCCTTGGGTGGCGAATCGGGCTTCGGGAGCGGATCATCCTCACCGAGGCCCACAACCTGTATGACCTCGGGGGCGTGGTGCGGTTCACGCGGCGCCTCATTCTGATGGCCCTGATCGTCGAAGCATCCGGAGCCGCGATCCTGACCTTGCGCTGGATGGGGGAGGAGCCGTTTGGACGCGCGCTGTATCTGGGCGTGTTCCACAGCATTTCGGCGTTCAACAACGCCGGGTTTGACCTGATGGGTGGCTTCAGGAGCCTGACCGCATACGCCGGCGACCCGGTGGTTTCGCTGATCATCGCCGGGCTCATCATCCTCGGCGGCCTCGGGTTCTCGGTGCTGTTCGACCTGCGCTCGCGGCGCCTGACGCTTCACTCGAAGACCGTGCTGTTGGCCACTGGAATGCTGATAGGCATCGGGACGGCGTTGATCGCGCTGTTTGAGTTTGCGAACCCCAAGACGCTGGGAGCCCTGCCGGTTCCCGAGCGGCTGCTCGCGGCCCTCTTCCACGCGGTGACGCCCAGGACCGGGGGCTTTTCCACCATTGAGGTTAGATCTCTGGCCGAGCCGACGCTAGTGTTCGTTGCCTCGCTCATGTTCATCGGCGCCTCCCCCGGCGGTACGGGCGGGGGCATCAAGACGACAACGTTTATGGCGCCTCTGGCGGTGATCCTGAGCAGCATCCGGGGAACCGGGGAGCCGGTGCTGTTCGGACGCCGGATAATGGTCCAGAATGTCAACAAGGCCCTGACCATAGCCTTTGTGTCGCTGGCCTTCGTGTTCGCAATGTCGGTCATGCTTGCCGCAGTTGAGCGGGTGGAGTTTCTTCCGGCGCTGTTCGAGATCACATCGGGTTTCGGAACCGTGGGGCTGAGCACCGGGTTGACGCCGCACCTCTCGCCGTGGGGTAGGGTTATCGTGATGCTGACCGTGTTCAGCGGCCGCGTCGGGTTGCTGACAGTCGCGTTTGGGCTGACCCGGCGGCACCGGCCGGCCAGGGTGCGCCATCCCGAGGAGAGGCTGTACATTGGATAGCGGCGCGAGCCCGGCGCCACGGGCGGATCATCCGGGCGGGTGGAGACTACGATGAGCGAATTCGCGGTGATTGGGATCGGGCGGTTCGGCCGGAGCGTAGCGGCGACGCTGCACCAGCTCGGACACAGGGTGCTCGCGATAGACCAGAGCGAGGACTCGCTCCGGCACGTGGCCGATGACGTGACGCATGCGGTGCAGTTGGATTCAACGGACGCCGAGGCGCTCCGGGGCGTTGGGATTGCAAACATGGACGCGGTGGTCGTGGCCATCGGCGCAGCCATGCAGGAGAGCATCCTGACCACGCTGATCCTGAAGGAACTCGGTTGCAAGAAGATCGTGGCAAAGGCCTCCAACGACCTGCAGGGCAAAGTGCTCGAGCGCATAGGCGCGGACGTGGTCGTCCACCCTGAGCGCGACATGGGAGTGCGCATCGCCCACACTCTCTCGGCACCGGGGGTACTGGACTACCTTGAGATCTCTCCCACGTTCTCAATCGAGGAGCTCAGCGTACCCGACCGTTTGGTCGGCCAGACGCTTGGGCGGATGGATCTCAAGGCCCGTTTCGGCGTAAGCGTGCTGTTGATACGCCGGGACAGCCAGCTGCTGATCTCCCCCGACCCGGAGACCGTTCTTCAGACCGGGGACGTGCTGGTCGTGGTAGGGGAGAACCGGCAGCTCAACAGGCTGGAGACCTCGCTCTAGCCAGCTGGCGACGTGATAACCTCCACGCGCCACCCCCTGGTACAGGCGATGCGGAGGGCGGGTGAGCATCCGCGCCGCGACCCAGAGCAGCGGATCGTGCTGGATGGGCCGCGCCTGGTCCAGGAAGCCCTCGATGCCGGCATCTTCATTGAGGCGGTCCTGATCGCCGGCGATGAGGCAGACCCCGCCGGCTCGCCGCTGAGCGCGCGCCTCAGGGACGCCGGCGCTCGCGTCTGCCAGGCCACCCTGCGCGTCGTGCAGGCCGCCAGCCGCGTGGCGACATCCCAGGGGGTCGTGGCACTGGCCCGGCGTCCATCCCCGCCGGACGCCTCGATTCTGGACTCGTCCGGGCTCCTGCTGCTCGTGGCCGACGGTATCCAGGATCCCGGAAACCTCGGCACCATGGTACGAACCGCGGCCGCCTCCGGCGCTTCCGCGGTCGCGGTGACCGAGGGCACCGCTGATCCGTTCCAGCCCAAGGTGATACGCGCCACCATGGGAGCGGCTTTCAGGATACCCGTGCTTGGACTCGACGGTCCCGCGCTGCGGGCAGCGCTCGTCGCACACGGTGTCCGCGTGATCGTGGCCGACGCTCGAGGAGACCTGGACTACGCGACTGCGCCCGTTGATCCACCCCTGGCGATCGTCGTTGGGAACGAGTCCGCCGGGCCTGATGCCGCGTGGTTCGATGTTGGGACGCGCGTCCGCATCCCGCTGCTGGGGCAGGTCGAGTCGCTCAACGCCGCGGTGGCGGCCGGCGTGCTCCTGTACGAGGTCGTGCGCAGGCGCGGGGTCTCGTCGGCGAGTCCGTGATCGGACTCTCGCGTGCTTGTCAGTCGCTTTTCGCCTGTGCTATACTCACGGCAATCGCGCGGCAGTGGCTGGAACCCTGATCTGGCGCGGGTTTCAGGATCGTTTCTCCGGGCCTATCGCCAGGCAGGCCGCAGGCGATGAAGGAGAGGAGTACCGCAGGGTCGGCTCGATCACCCGTGCGGCCCAGAGTCGCACGGGGATAGGGAGGGGGGCCCTGGACTGCAAGCCCCTTCGAGCACGTGCCGTCGGGAAGTTCGCTCCTGAGCCGCCGGGTTGAAAGCGCAACGGCGTCACTAGACCCGGCCGGAGACCCGCCGTTATCCGGGCAAGAGGGACCGGGCCGCCACGCGCGCCCGGCCGATGAGGGTGGTATCGCGGAAGCGAGGCGCTTTCGCCCCTGGAGGCGGAGGCGCCTTGGCATTCCACAGGAGGGGCCGCATGCCTGATGATGTTGACCGGCTCGTGACCCGGACGATCAAGGCGCTCGGAGGGGTGACCGACCCCGACGCGCTGGAGGCCATGCGCCACCGCGTGTTGGGACGCCGGGGCGAGATCGCCGCGCTCCTGAAGGGCCTCCCTGCCCTGAGCGGACCCGAGCGCGCGTCACGCGGCGCGCGCCTCAACAGCGCGCGGGAGACGTTGCTGTTGGCGTTCGATGCTCGCGCGGCCGAGCTCGCCACCACACGGGAGACAGAACGCTTGGCAGCAGAGCGGATTGACGTATCGCTGCCCGGCCGGCGCGGGCCGCTTGGCCGCCGGCACGTGCTGCGGCGCACGCTCGATGAGGTCGAGCGGATCTTCGTCGGGCTCGGGTTCGAGGTGGTCGAGGGAACAGAAGTAGAAACCGATGAGTTCAACTTCGGGCGGCTCAACATGCCGCGCGACCACCCGGCCCGCGACACCCAGGATACCTTCTATCTCGGCGACGAGCTGTTGCTGCGCACGCACGCCACGGTCGTGGACGCGAGGGTGATGGCAGGACGGACCCCGCCGCTGCGCATCGTCACCAGCGGAAGGTGCTATCGCCGGGACCCGGTGGACGCTACCCACATGCCGGTGTTCCATCAGGTGGACGGGTTCATGGTCGGTGAGAACATCACGTTTGCGAACGTGAAGGGCGTACTGGCCACGTTTGCGCGCGAGATGTTCGGGCCCCAGACCAGGACGCGCTTCCAGCCGAGCTACTTCCCCTTCACCGAACCCAGCGCCGAACTGGCGGTGTCGTTCGAGGGACGGTGGCTGGAGCTGGGTGGGTTTGGCATGTTCCACCCCAGGGTGCTGGAGATGGCCGGGATTGATCCAGAGAGGTACACGGCCTTTGCATTCGGCCTAGGGGTTGATCGGCCGGCCATGGTGCGCTACGGGATCCCCGACATCCGCCTGCTGTGGGAGAACGATCTCAGATTGCTGGAGCAGTTCTAGATGCGCGCCCCGCTGTCGTGGCTGAGAGAGTACGTTGAGTTGCCCGAGCCCGCCGAGGCACTGGCCGAGGTCCTGCCCATGCTGGGCATCGGCGTAGAGGGAGTCGAGCGCACCGGCGTAGACCAGGTGCTGGATCTCGAGATTGCCTCCAACCGGCCGGACCTGCTGAGCATGATCGGCATTGCCCGCGAGCTGGCGGCGTGGCGCGGCTGCGATGTCCGTCTGCCGGCAGACGATCTCAACGAGGTTGACCCGCCCGCCTCCTCCGTGGCGGCGGTGGAGATCGCGGACGCGTCGCTGTGCCCGCGCTATGTGGCCCACGTGATCACGGGTGTCACGATTGGTGCCTCGCCGCCTGCCATCGCTGCCAGGCTGGAGGCGGCCGGGATCCGGCCCGTGAACGCGGTGGTGGACGCCACGAACTACGTGATGCTGGAGTGGGGACAACCCCTGCACGCGTTTGACCTCGACGCCCTGCGCGGACGCCGCATCATCGTGCGACCGGCCGCTGCCGGCGAGTATCTCGTCACGCTGGACGGAGTGGGACGCACCCTCGATCCCGCGATGCTCGTGATCGCGGACGCCAGCCGCCCCGTGGCCCTGGCCGGCATCATGGGCGGCGCCGAGACTGAGATCGGGCCTGCGACCCGCACCGTGCTGCTGGAAGCAGCGTCGTTTGCGCCCTCCAGCGTGCGCCGCACGAGCCGTCGCATTGGCCTACGCACCGAGGCCAGCGCACGGTTTGAGCGCGGGGTGGATCCTGAAGGGGTTGCCCGCGCAGCGCGCCGGGCCGCCGGGATCATTGCCGACCTCTCAGGGGGACGGGTCCTGCGCTCTGGGGTGGATGCCTATCCGGCGCCGGTGCCCAGGCCGGTGATCAGGCTGCGGCTTCCGCGCCTGGAGCGCGTACTGGGCGTGGAGATACCGCCTGGTGAGGTCGTGGCCGTTCTTGCCCGGCTCGGGCTGGATGCGCGCCGGGAGGGGGATTCGGTAATCGCCGTGCCCCCGGTAGGCCGAAGGGATCTGGAGCGCGAGGAAGACCTCGTCGAGGAAGTGGCCCGCCACCACGGCTACGACCGGATTCCAGAGGCGATGCCGCGCGAGGTCATGCAGCAGGGACGCCGCCCTGTCACGCTGGAGGCCGAGGGCGCGGCGCGCGACGCGCTCGTGCGTGCCGGCCTGACCGAGGCGATGACGCTGTCGCTCATCCATCCGCGCGTGCTGGACCGTCTGGGGGTCGGGGAGGACGATCCGTGGCGCCTGGCCGTGCCCATCTCCAATCCGCTCACTGCCGACCACACCCATCTGCGGTCCGCCCTTCTTCCAGGGCTGCTGGAGGCGGTGCGGATCAATGTCGCGCGGCGGCGGGGAGCGATCCACCTGTTTGAGATCGGCCGGACATTCCGGGCTGAAGGCGGCGCGGTGAGGGAGCGGCGCGCACTTGCGATAGCGTTGCATGGGGCGTGGCTGGCCGGGTTCTGGGAAGACGCCCGAGACCTGCGCGATGCCACGCTGCTGCACCTGAAGGGCGTGCTGGAGACCCTCTCGGCCGAGCTGCGAGCAGGACCGCTCGTGGTGGAGGCCGGCGGTCCTGCGTGGATGCACCCGGCGCGGTGTGGACGCGTCAGCGTCGGCGGCGCAGAGGTTGGGGTGATGGGAGAGCTGCATCCACAGGTTGCCGCCCGTCTTGATATTCCAGGCCGCACCTGCGTGAGCGAGATGGATCTGGATGCACTGCTCGGCCACGCCGTACTTCAGCCCAGATTCGCGGACATGCCGCGGTATCCGGCCGTGGTGCGCGACGTTGCCCTGGTGGCACCGCTGGATCTGCCCCACGCGGCGGTGCAAGGAGCGCTGGTCGAGGCCGGCGGCGCACTGCTGGAGTCGGCGGAGTTGTTCGACGCCTACGCAGGCCCGCCGCTCGCTCAGGGGACGCGCAACCTGGCCTACACACTGACGTTTCGCGCTCCGGACCGCACCCTCACCGGCGAGGAGATCGAGGGCCTGATGCTGGAGATATGCACGGCCGTGGCCGCGCGCCTGCCGGTTGCGGTCCGCGCATAGGTATGCCGGGACGGCATGTGGGGCATTGTCTCTGATGAGCGGGCGTCCTGGAGGTGGTCGGTGTGACGTGGCTTGACTGGATCGCGGTGGTGATGCTGATCGGGTTCGTCGTGCAGGGAGTGTTCAAGGGCGGCGTCGCATCCCTGCTGGGCGGGGTGGCGCTGGTGGTTGCCTACGCGGCCGCGGCGATCACCTTCCCGGCCCTGGGCGAGCGCATCACGAGAGGGAGCCCCCTGCCCCTGGAATGGGGGCGGACCGTTGGGTTCGTCCTGGCCTTCCTGGTCGCGTACACGCTGCTGGCCGTGCTGATCAGCATCCTCCCGGGCGGAAAGCGACCCGGCCTGCCCGCCCAAGTCCTGGGGATTCTCACCGGCGCTCTCAAGGCCCTGGTCGCGGCCATGGCCGGGGTGGGAATCCTGCTGGCTTCACCTCTGTCCGACACGATCGCTCAGGACGTCGAGCGGTCGCCTATCGTGCGGTACGTGGCGGTGGCTCAGCGAGGCGCCATCACCCACCTTCAACGGATCAGCCCGATCCCTTTCCCGCCGGTCGGCCCGGACCACAAGTTCTGACGAGCCCCACGTGTTGCAGAACCGGGCGGTCGCACAACGGTTTGCGCTGATAGCCGATCTGCTCGAGATAGGGGGCGAATCGGTCTTCCGCATCAACGCCTACCGCCGGGCAGCCCGAGCCATGGAAGGGCTCTCAGAGGATGTCGCCACGGTCGCCGCCCGCGGAGGCCTTACCGAGATCCCCGGCATAGGCAAGGCCCTGGCGGAGAAGATCGTCGAGTTCCTGGCAACCGGCGCGATGCACGCCTACGAAGAACTGGCCGCATCGCTCCCGCCTGGGCTTGCCACCCTGATGACCGTGCCCGAGGTCGGGCCCAAGACCGCGCTGCTGCTGCACGAGCATCTGGGCATCTCGACGCTGGACGAACTGGAGGCCGCGGCCGCCGCTGGCCGCATCCGCGAGCTGCCGCGCATGGGTCAGCGGACCGAGGAGGCCATACTGCGCGGCATCGCGATGGTGCGCCGCCAGGCCGGGCGCCGGCCCCTGGGCTTTGCCCTGCCCGTGGCAGAGGCGCTGGTCGAGCGGCTGCGGGCGGTCGCGGGGGTAAGACAGATCAGCGCCGCTGGCAGCATCCGCCGCATGAGAGAGACCGTGGGCGACCTGGACATCCTGGTGACCAGCCGGGCGCCCGCGCGGGTGATGGAGGCCTTCACCACGTCGCCCGAAGTGAGCGAGGTCCTATCCCGGGGCTCCACGCGGTCGTCGGTGGTGCTGGACGCCGGGCTGCAGGCCGACCTGCGCGTTGTGGAGCCCGTCGCGTATGGTGCGGCACTGCAGTACTTCACCGGGAGCAAGGAGCACAACATCGCCCTGCGCGAGAGGGCTGCCCGCGCCGGGTTGAAGCTCAACGAGTACGGCCTGTGGCGGTCCGGGGGCGGTCGCGGCGGTCACGACCGCCGCGTGGCCGGTCGCACAGAAGCCGGCATCTACCGTGCCCTGGGCCTGGTCTGGATACCACCCGAACTCCGGGAGGACAAGGGCGAGATCGAGGCGGCGGAGGCAGGCCGGCTACCCCGGTTGATCGAGGTTGAGGACATCCGCGGCGAGGTTCACGCGCACACGTCGTGGAGCGACGGCGCCGATACCGTCGAGCAGATCGCCGCCGCCGCAGTGGCGATGGGATACGAGTACGTCTGCATCACCGATCACTCGCAGTCGCTCAAGGTCGCGCGAGGAGTGGCGGCCGTGGACCTGCGTGACCACATCCGGCAGGTCCGTTCTCTCTCCGACGGTATGGGGATCGCCGTGCTCATCGGCACCGAGTGCGACATCACCGCCGATGGCACCCTGGACTACCCCGACGACCTGCTGGCCGACCTCGACCTGGTGATCGCATCGGTGCACACCCGCTTCCGAATGAGCCGTGATGCCATGACGTTGCGCATAGTGCGGGCGATGGAGAGCGAGCACGTGGACATCCTGGGCCACCCCACCGGCCGGCTGCTCGGCGCGCGTGACCCCTACGAGGTGGATATCGAGGCGGTGGTGGATGCCGCGGCCCGAACCGGTACTGCTCTCGAGATCAACGCCGCGCCCGAGCGCCTGGACCTCAAGGACACCGACGTCCGCCTGGCCAGGGAGCGGGGGGCGCGCCTGGCGATCGGCACCGATGCGCACTCGTGCGCACAGTTGCGCTACATGCCGCTTGGGGTGGGAACCGCCCGGCGCGGCTGGGTCGAGGCAAAGGATGTCATCAACACGTTGCCGCTTGCGTCGCTGCGCGATGTGCTCGGGCGCCGGGGGGTCCGCCAGCGGCGCAGCCCGTGAGATGAGGCAGTTCCGACCACTTCCGCGCAGTTTCTTCGCACGGCACACGGTGGCCGTCGCCCGCGCCCTGCTGGGCCATCTGCTTGTCCACGAGACGCCGTCCGGAGTGCTCGTGGGCCGCATCGTGGAGACCGAGGCCTACCGGGGGGCGGACGATCCTGCCAGCCATGCCTTCAGGCAAACCCCGCGCAGCGCGATCATGTTTGGCCGGCCCGGGATCGCCTACGTCTACCGCGCGTTTGGGCTGCACGCCTGCCTGAACGTTGTCACCGAGCCCGAGGGACGGCCAGGGGCAGTGCTCCTGCGGGCTGTCGAGCCCGCTGCTCCAGGCCCCGGCCGCCTGACCGTTGCGATGGCGGTCGGCTTGGAGCACAACGGGGCCGATCTCACCGCACCGCCGCTCTACCTGGCCCATGGCGGTCGCCGCCGCGTCGCCGTTGCCGTCGGTCCGCGTATCGGGGTCAGCGCGGCCACGGACCGCGCGTGGCGGTTCGGACTGGACGGCCACCCCGCGCTCTCGCGGCGGTTTCCCTCTCGTCTATAATGAAGAGGTGTCAATCCTGGTCCTGTTTCTGGACGGCGTCGGCCTCGGCGAGCCCGATCCCGCGATCAACCCGTTCGCGAAGACGGCGACACCAACGCTGCGCCGGCTGCTCGGCGGCCCGATGGTTGCCCAGGAGACGGTCAGCCGCCCGGGGGTGCTGCTGCTGTCCGCGGACGCAACCCTGGGCGTCGCTGGACTGCCGCAGAGCGCGACCGGACAGACCGCGCTGCTCACCGGATGCAACGCGCCGGCGATCGCCGGCCGGCACGTGAGCACGTACCCTACCGCGGAGTTGCGGGATCTGCTCTCGGAGCATAGCATCTTTGCCCGGGCGCGACGGCGCGGCCTGCGCGTGGTACTGGCGAACACATACAGCCCGGAGTATTTCTCCGCGGTGGCGCTCCGGCGACTCAGGGTGGCGGCGGTCACGTACGCTGCGCAGGCCGCGGGAGTCCGGCTGCGCTCGATTGACGATCTGCGCTCCGGGCGCGCGGTCTTCCACGACCTTGTCAACCTCCGACTGCGCAGGTGGGGGCACGACGTCCAGGCGCTGACCCCGCGGCTGGCCGGTCACCGTCTGAGCGAGATCGCCGCGGACGCGGACCTGACCTTCTTCGAGTTCTTTCTGACGGACCTTGCGGCACACGGACGCACAGCCCTTTCCCCGGATGCCGTGATCGGCATGATGGACGAACTGCTGGCCGGCATCATCGAGCGACTCGACGCCCGGACGACCCTTCTCGTAACCAGCGATCACGGCAACATCGAAGACTGCCGCACGAGCGCGCACACCAGGTACCCCGTGCCTGTCCTGGCCATCGGCTCCCAGAGCGGCGCCTTCCGGGATGTCCGCACGATCACCGATGTCGCGCCCGCGATTCTCTCCGCGCTGGGTGGCAACGAACCCGTGAAGGCAGCGCGGTCCGGCGGGGCACGGTCCGGCGGGGCACGGCCCGGCATGGTGTCCAGGTGAGGGGCTTGCCCGCCGACGGGCGCACCCTTCGAGTGCTCGAGTTCCCCAAGATCCTCGCGGCGCTGGCCGAGGGCACCGTGACGCCCATGGGGCGCGAGCTGGCGCTGCGCCTGCTGCCGGAGTGCGACTGCGAGGCGGTACGCGCGGCGCTGGAGGTTACCGCGGAGGCGGTGGCCGTAGCCGCGGAGTCCGAGATCCAGGTGCGGGGGGCGCGCGACATCCGGCCGCTGGCCACCAGGGCGGCATCGGGCGGAATGCTCGATCCCCTGGAACTGCTCGACGTGGCGCAGACCCTGGAGGTCACCCGGCGCGTCCAATCCCACCTGCGCTCCCGTCGCGCCCTGGCCCCGCGTCTGGCAGCGCTGGCCGACCGTCTGACCGCGCTGCCGGAGTTGGAGACGGAGATCGGCCGGGCCCTGGACGGCCAGGGTCGCGTTCTGAGCACGGCCTCGCCTGATCTGCGCCGGATCCGCGACGAGCACCAGGCAGTGGAGCGACGTCTGCGCGAGTCGCTGGAGAGGATGCTTCACGATTCGGCGGTCGCGCGCTACCTGCAGGAGTCGCTTGTAACCGTACGGGGTGATCGGTTCGTTCTACCCGTGCGGGCCGAGCATCGCGCACAGTTCCCGGGTATTGTGCACGACGCGAGCGCAAGCGGGGCCACGCTCTTCATGGAGCCGCTGGCACTGGTCCCGTTGGGCAACAGGCGGCGTGAGCTGGATGCCGCGGAGCGCGAGGAGATTCTTCAGATCCTGCGCAGGCTGTCGGGTATGGTTGGTGAACAC
This DNA window, taken from Armatimonadota bacterium, encodes the following:
- the rpmI gene encoding 50S ribosomal protein L35, whose translation is MAKTKRHQGATKRIGTTGSGRLTRGRQHGGHLKVKKSPKRRRSLRAEVSVHASDEKRLRRLLPGQ
- the pheS gene encoding phenylalanine--tRNA ligase subunit alpha; this translates as MPDDVDRLVTRTIKALGGVTDPDALEAMRHRVLGRRGEIAALLKGLPALSGPERASRGARLNSARETLLLAFDARAAELATTRETERLAAERIDVSLPGRRGPLGRRHVLRRTLDEVERIFVGLGFEVVEGTEVETDEFNFGRLNMPRDHPARDTQDTFYLGDELLLRTHATVVDARVMAGRTPPLRIVTSGRCYRRDPVDATHMPVFHQVDGFMVGENITFANVKGVLATFAREMFGPQTRTRFQPSYFPFTEPSAELAVSFEGRWLELGGFGMFHPRVLEMAGIDPERYTAFAFGLGVDRPAMVRYGIPDIRLLWENDLRLLEQF
- a CDS encoding TrkA family potassium uptake protein: MSEFAVIGIGRFGRSVAATLHQLGHRVLAIDQSEDSLRHVADDVTHAVQLDSTDAEALRGVGIANMDAVVVAIGAAMQESILTTLILKELGCKKIVAKASNDLQGKVLERIGADVVVHPERDMGVRIAHTLSAPGVLDYLEISPTFSIEELSVPDRLVGQTLGRMDLKARFGVSVLLIRRDSQLLISPDPETVLQTGDVLVVVGENRQLNRLETSL
- a CDS encoding translation initiation factor IF-3 — encoded protein: MWGWHLPSPLCFAGRRPISSTEGQGGRESIERETRINDRIRVREVRLIGPGGEQLGIVSTREALMRAQEHTLDLVEVAPTASPPVCKIMDYGRYKYEQSKRDRDAHRKSRGGDLKGMRMSPKIGEHDFQVKIRRVTEFLKDGDKVRVAMWFRGREMAHPKVGEALLQRLALAVAEVGVVESMPKLEGRNMIMLLAPRKG
- a CDS encoding RNA methyltransferase — translated: MRRAGEHPRRDPEQRIVLDGPRLVQEALDAGIFIEAVLIAGDEADPAGSPLSARLRDAGARVCQATLRVVQAASRVATSQGVVALARRPSPPDASILDSSGLLLLVADGIQDPGNLGTMVRTAAASGASAVAVTEGTADPFQPKVIRATMGAAFRIPVLGLDGPALRAALVAHGVRVIVADARGDLDYATAPVDPPLAIVVGNESAGPDAAWFDVGTRVRIPLLGQVESLNAAVAAGVLLYEVVRRRGVSSASP
- the polX gene encoding DNA polymerase/3'-5' exonuclease PolX; its protein translation is MQNRAVAQRFALIADLLEIGGESVFRINAYRRAARAMEGLSEDVATVAARGGLTEIPGIGKALAEKIVEFLATGAMHAYEELAASLPPGLATLMTVPEVGPKTALLLHEHLGISTLDELEAAAAAGRIRELPRMGQRTEEAILRGIAMVRRQAGRRPLGFALPVAEALVERLRAVAGVRQISAAGSIRRMRETVGDLDILVTSRAPARVMEAFTTSPEVSEVLSRGSTRSSVVLDAGLQADLRVVEPVAYGAALQYFTGSKEHNIALRERAARAGLKLNEYGLWRSGGGRGGHDRRVAGRTEAGIYRALGLVWIPPELREDKGEIEAAEAGRLPRLIEVEDIRGEVHAHTSWSDGADTVEQIAAAAVAMGYEYVCITDHSQSLKVARGVAAVDLRDHIRQVRSLSDGMGIAVLIGTECDITADGTLDYPDDLLADLDLVIASVHTRFRMSRDAMTLRIVRAMESEHVDILGHPTGRLLGARDPYEVDIEAVVDAAARTGTALEINAAPERLDLKDTDVRLARERGARLAIGTDAHSCAQLRYMPLGVGTARRGWVEAKDVINTLPLASLRDVLGRRGVRQRRSP
- a CDS encoding Trk family potassium uptake protein, yielding MVRQLALVRQSWSGRLTLSPSQTIIVGFITIILAGAMLLSLPAASESGRPTPFLTALFTATSATCVTGLTVVDTADHYSFFGELVILVLIQLGGFGYMTSWALLALVLGWRIGLRERIILTEAHNLYDLGGVVRFTRRLILMALIVEASGAAILTLRWMGEEPFGRALYLGVFHSISAFNNAGFDLMGGFRSLTAYAGDPVVSLIIAGLIILGGLGFSVLFDLRSRRLTLHSKTVLLATGMLIGIGTALIALFEFANPKTLGALPVPERLLAALFHAVTPRTGGFSTIEVRSLAEPTLVFVASLMFIGASPGGTGGGIKTTTFMAPLAVILSSIRGTGEPVLFGRRIMVQNVNKALTIAFVSLAFVFAMSVMLAAVERVEFLPALFEITSGFGTVGLSTGLTPHLSPWGRVIVMLTVFSGRVGLLTVAFGLTRRHRPARVRHPEERLYIG
- a CDS encoding phenylalanine--tRNA ligase subunit beta, which produces MRAPLSWLREYVELPEPAEALAEVLPMLGIGVEGVERTGVDQVLDLEIASNRPDLLSMIGIARELAAWRGCDVRLPADDLNEVDPPASSVAAVEIADASLCPRYVAHVITGVTIGASPPAIAARLEAAGIRPVNAVVDATNYVMLEWGQPLHAFDLDALRGRRIIVRPAAAGEYLVTLDGVGRTLDPAMLVIADASRPVALAGIMGGAETEIGPATRTVLLEAASFAPSSVRRTSRRIGLRTEASARFERGVDPEGVARAARRAAGIIADLSGGRVLRSGVDAYPAPVPRPVIRLRLPRLERVLGVEIPPGEVVAVLARLGLDARREGDSVIAVPPVGRRDLEREEDLVEEVARHHGYDRIPEAMPREVMQQGRRPVTLEAEGAARDALVRAGLTEAMTLSLIHPRVLDRLGVGEDDPWRLAVPISNPLTADHTHLRSALLPGLLEAVRINVARRRGAIHLFEIGRTFRAEGGAVRERRALAIALHGAWLAGFWEDARDLRDATLLHLKGVLETLSAELRAGPLVVEAGGPAWMHPARCGRVSVGGAEVGVMGELHPQVAARLDIPGRTCVSEMDLDALLGHAVLQPRFADMPRYPAVVRDVALVAPLDLPHAAVQGALVEAGGALLESAELFDAYAGPPLAQGTRNLAYTLTFRAPDRTLTGEEIEGLMLEICTAVAARLPVAVRA
- the rplT gene encoding 50S ribosomal protein L20, with amino-acid sequence MARIKRGVTARRRHKKILRLARGYRGGQSRWYRLAKQYVTRALAQAFTARRLRKRQFRRLWVTRINAAARGSGVPYSRLISGLRKAGVSVNRKVLADLAVKDRAAFDALVARAKVHLES